A region of Solanum dulcamara chromosome 7, daSolDulc1.2, whole genome shotgun sequence DNA encodes the following proteins:
- the LOC129896084 gene encoding peroxidase 72-like: protein MAKIRWSLFFMLIFVLAFAPILCLSCLYPQFYDLSCPKGKEIVKFVVAKAVAKEARMAASLLRLQFHDCFVKGCDASLLLDSSGKIISEKLSNANRNSARGFDVIDEIKSALEKECPQTVSCADIIALAARDSTVLAGGPSWEVPLGRRDSRDASLSGSNKHIPAPNNTFNTILTKFKLRGLDLVDLVALSGAHTIGNSRCTSFKQRLYGQSRNYSLPDYTLDQFYAAQLRTMCPKSGGDQNLFFLDYASPTKFDNSYFKNLLVLRGLLNSDQVLVTQNMASLQLVTLYAGNNEIFFDQFAKSMVKMGNISPLTGYKGEIRKNCRKINY, encoded by the exons ATGGCTAAAATAAGATGGAGTTTATTCTTCATGTTAATATTTGTTCTTGCTTTTGCACCAATATTATGCTTATCTTGCTTGTATCCACAATTTTATGATTTGTCATGCCctaaaggaaaagaaattgtCAAGTTTGTTGTTGCTAAGGCAGTAGCCAAAGAAGCACGAATGGCTGCCTCTTTATTGAGGCTTCAATTTCATGATTGCTTTGTCAAG gGTTGTGATGCATCTTTGCTTCTGGACAGCAGTGGAAAAATAATAAGTGAAAAATTATCAAATGCCAATAGGAATTCGGCACGTGGATTTGATGTAATTGATGAAATTAAATCTGCACTTGAAAAGGAATGCCCTCAAACTGTTTCTTGTGCTGATATAATAGCACTTGCTGCAAGGGATTCTACTGTTTTA GCTGGTGGACCAAGCTGGGAGGTTCCATTAGGAAGAAGAGACTCAAGAGATGCTAGCTTAAGTGGCTCCAACAAACATATTCCTGCTCCAAACAACACATTTAATACTATTCTCACTAAATTCAAGTTAAGAGGACTTGATCTTGTTGACCTTGTTGCTTTATCTG GGGCCCATACAATTGGAAATTCTAGATGCACCAGCTTCAAACAAAGACTATATGGTCAATCAAGGAATTACAGTTTACCAGATTACACCTTAGATCAATTCTATGCTGCACAATTGAGGACTATGTGCCCAAAATCTGGTGGTGACCAAAACttatttttcttggattatGCCTCACCAACAAAATTTGATAACAGCTACTTCAAGAACTTGTTGGTTTTAAGGGGTTTGTTGAATTCAGATCAAGTTCTTGTGACACAAAATATGGCATCATTACAATTGGTGACATTGTATGCTGGAAATAATGAGATTTTCTTCGACCAATTCGCGAAATCTATGGTGAAAATGGGAAATATTTCACCTTTAACGGGATATAAAGGAGAGATCAGGAAGAATTGCAGGAAAATAAACTATTAA